The DNA region TATTGGCGGATATTACCACCAAACCGCCTTTgatagagggggtgggggtcGGGACTACCGGGGGAAGGACCGTGCACctcctgtctcccactttgctgggggtcaggttcagttcccctACCCTAACCCTTCTTGCCTGCTCCTTTTGAATTTGTTTGCCTGCGTTGGACTCATTCTCTGGTTTTGACCCATGCCTGCCTCACCATCCCGTAAGCCTTTGTACCTGAGTTTgataataaatcattgaactcTATCAGCTCTGCTAAGTCTGCATTTGGATCCTATCTCCTGTGTTTCTGTTACCCCGCTTGCACCAGTCGTGACAGTAGCTTGCTGCAGCTGATCCTGAGCTCTCCTGGGGAGGCCTACTTCTCATAAGGATGTGCTTCTTCAGCCTTGTTTGGGCAGATCAGAGTTAAGATGAGATCAGATACTTTGTGGATACGAACCCTGATCATTCATAATGCCTGATTCTGAACAACTGGCCCAACAAAACTTTGACAAGTTGTACCTTAAGAACTCTTATTTATTGATCTTGACATAAACGTTTATGGTATGTACATCACAAAAAACGTATACATTGAGGTTTAACTTCACTGTTAAAAGTAAGTGACATCATATTTGTTGATCTACAGAATGTTTGTTGATCTGGAGACCTGAAATTTACCAACAACACAGATTGCATATTGCATTTGTTAATACCTTCCCTGTGATTGTacatagtaaataaataaataaatagcttaAGATCTTTTGGTTGGCTCCATTTCTTGCAAATATAATTTTCATAAGACATGTGACTTATGCAGCTATACAATGATATTTTCAATAGTGggcagtttttttattttttcatcttggAATACTTTGATAAAAGATTTGAGATTTTCATGCTGGATGTGCACTGTTTTGTTTGCCAATACTCAGATAATAAATGTCAATATTCTTTTGGCgaaaacacagcaacactggTCAATGAGTTAATTCATCACCACAGATGCCAACGAAAAgatcaccacacacactcaaccaTGATATTACAGAAATACACTAACAGTGATTTGAGGATAACGGTAATGACGTGcctgaaaaaaacaatgttacaCTGAAGAACATTTAAATTGATCACAGCACTACAGATTCTGGTATATTCCACATCAGAGCAACAAAATCAGTACAACACACTTGGTGCAAAGAAGgtctagtttttttttcttcaaaaacaattttcttactttttgtaGATGTGAACATGTAGAGATTGCAACATTCCcagtaaatcacattttttttctttcaaaataaaacaaacatatctCAGTTCCAGAGAAGGGTAGACCATACTATCACATCATGCTTATTCATTTTCAGTAATGCAGGGAATAGTACTAGTTTTTCTTACTATGAGTTTTTGTTTCAGTAGAGTTTCATCTACCAGAGAAAGCCTTGTGTTGTCCAGcagacagctgcagcaggtTATAACGTTTTTTCAGGGGTTGGCTACATGCTGACTGGACGGCTTGGACACTGATGTCTCAAACTTCTGCTCATTTTTTCCACCAGCTGAAGAGACTTCTTACTCCAAACGCTGGGTAAAGTTGTCTGGGAAAAGTCCTTTCTGAGCACCAGCTCCGAGTGTTAACCAGTCACTTTCTTTGATCCCTGTAAGCCAGCCAGCATCCTGCAACGACAGccacaaaaaaacatcactaCCAGCCTGAATTACTGACAAGATTCTGCCAATTCCCTTAATTACTGGACTTAATGTGCAACCAGGTGTTCTCACCTGATCCTCTACTGAAGCAGTGGGAAGCACTAACACCACATCACCTCTCTTCAGTTCAAGTTCATCTGAATTTGCAGCCTCAAAGTCATGCATCGTCTCCAcctgcagaaagaaaaacaccatcACCACCAGAAGCATGTTAGCTATttatgcaaaaacatacatacagcaagtgtgtatttatttttcatttgcagcTTTAAAAGTTAGCTGTTAGTATCTGGAGGAACTCCCACCTTGTAGAGAAAGTCATCAGGGAGTCCCAACACTCCACCAGACGGACTCATGTGTTTGATGGTCTGGTTTTCAGCCGTCACACCATTGTCACTGATGGCGGTGGGAGAGATGATGTCAGCATCGCGGTCATCATCACCTTCGTTACTGGAGGCAGGCTCAATCACCACAGAGGGGATCGGCATCTTTTCCTGCAGAGGACAGACAGCATTTCGCTCTCACATTAATAAcctttcactttctctcacaaacacacatacaacagaaataaatgtatgCTCATATAGATAATTATATAAGTAGTTCATAACTTTAAATCTGTTTCCCACTCAGTTGAATTTTGTATTGAATTTAAATCTCATACAACACTTGTGGAATAGAAACATTTCAGAattatcaaaaaaataaataaatatactggACATATCCACTGATAAATCATTTAGTGATACAACAGTTAatatgcaaacaaaaacaaattctctAAATTAACTTTGGAATATGATTTATAAAATGATACTGATATATGAGTCAAAAATGATATTTATGAAAGGACATTGAGATTAAGCATGCAGAACTCCATTTGTACATGCACAATAATGTAACAGATCATAACAtatattagaaaaataaagtgtACAGCCTTTAAATGAATAACTGCCAACAGAGCTCTTCTTAAACAACTGTTATAACAAGAAAGATGCAGACCAAAATGAGTGagtcatttattatttcattagtgGTCATAATAAAAGTGATAGTTACCGACGGAGCTGCTTCACCTGGAGATGTTGTGGCTTCATCAGCAGGAGGAATCTGTGTGCAGACACAAATGATTTTATTAAACAGGAACAGAGTTTTTTACAGTCACATACTGAGTTAACAGATTCACATTCATGAATATTGCAGGTAAAACATCAGTGTATTTTgggcaaacaaacaaagtgtatTTGGGTCAGAAGTTATACGATTAATCTTATAAAACACAATTCCCATAGTTTGATGAAATATTGTAGCAGAAGAATGTTTACTTCCAGAGTTAATGATGAATCTTTGAGCTCAACAATTGTCATAAATGAAAAAAGTCAGAGTTCAGTGTTCTGTAGGGgtgacatgtttttgttgtcttcATTCTGACCTTTTCATTGAGGACTTATATTAATACATCTTAAACAACATTAAACcattaaacaaacatgtcagcTATTTACTGATGACAAAGAATGACTACACTAAAATGACTAGTCCAAACCCTCAAAGCATCAAACTACAACATGAGTAAAATAATAAGAATCGTGCAGGTTGCACCTGCTGCTCTAACATCTAACCCTTTATAGTCAACGTCCAACTTTAAACACTCATTTATTGAACAAATACTCTTAAATTTGTTAATCAGACTTAAAATCTCAATcaattacaattaaaataagttgattaatacatatttaataattaataaactcAGACTTTATCCTGGTTGGTGCAGTCATCCTAATTCTTTAATCCTAATTCTTAAAGAAACAGTTGCTCAACAAAATAACAGATTCAtaactattttattgtttaattagtTTGGTAGTTTGGTCAAAATGTAAATTACcagcagcattttaattattcatttcattaataATTATTGGCAAAAATACTCATCAGTAATACAATTGTTGATTGAtgacaaagtaaaagaaaaagccaaaaataaacaaaaagagcGGATGTACGTACCTCACCAAGCTCAGAGCCTGGAGATCCAACAGTGGACTTCAGagagaaaatcacattttatcaCATTATTCCTTCAACATAACAAACTCACAGTGAGATGAACCTTAAACCTAAACCGCAGTCTGACTGTAATAAAACAGAAGTGATTTAATGATTTACACTTTACTAATGATGGGGATCacatgatggtgatgatggtgatgatggtgatgatgatgatgatgatgatgatgatggtgatggtgatgatgatgatgatgatgatgatgatgatgatgatgatgatgatgatgatggtgatgatggtgatggtgatggtgatggtgatgatgatggtgatgatggtgatgatggtgatggtgatgatggtgatgatggtgatgataatgatagtggtgatggtgatgatggtgatgatggtgatggtgatgatgatgatgatgatggtgatgatggtgatggtgatggtgatgatggtgatgatggtgatgatggtgatggtgatgatgatgatgatggtggtggtaatgatggtgatgatggtgatgataatgatgatgatgatgatgatagtgatgatgatgatggtgatgatggtggtgatgataatgatggtgatgatggtgatggtgatggtggtggtgatgttggtgatgatgataatgatggtgatgatggtgatgttggtgatggtggtgataacaatggtggtgatggtgatgatgatgatgatggtgatgataatgatggtgatggtggtgatgttggtgatgatggtgatgataacgatggtgatgataatgatgatgatgatgatgatggtggtgatgatggtgatgataatgatgatgatgatggtggtgatgatgatgatgatggtggtgatgatggtgatgataatgatgatgatgatggtggtgatgatgatgatggtgatggtggtgatgatgatgatgatgatgacgatgatgacgatgataatgatgatggtgatggtggtgatgatggtgatgataatgatgatgatggtgatggtggtgatgatgatgatgatgacgatgatgacgatgataatgatgatggtgatggtggtgatgatggtgatgataatgatgatgatggtggtggtgatgatgataatgatggtgatgataatgatgatgatgatggtggtgatgatggtgctgatgatgatgatgatgatggtgatgataatgatgatgatgatggtgatgatggtgatgataatgatgatgatgatggtggtgatgatggtgatgataatgatgatggtgatgatggtggtgatgatgatgatggtgatggtggtgatgatgatggtggtgatgatggtgatgataatgatgatgatgatgatgatgataatgatgatgatggtggtgatgatgatggtgatgataatgatgatgatgatggtggtgatgatggtgatgataatgatgatggtggtgatgatggtgatgataatgatgatgatgatggtggtgatgatggtgatgataatgatgatgatgatggtggtgatgatggtgatgataatgatgatgatgatgatgatgatggtgatgatgatgatgatgatggtgatgatggtgatgatgatggtgatgataatgatgatgatggtggtgatgatgatggtgatgataatgatgatgatggtggtgatgataatgatgatgatgatgatgatgataatgatgatgatggtggtgatgatgatggtgatgataatgatgatgatggtggtgatgatgatggtgatgataatgatgatggtggtgatgatggtgatgataatgatgatgatgatggtggtgatgatggtgatgataatgatgatgatgatggtggtgatgatggtgatgataatgatgatgatgatgatgatgatgatgatggtgatgatggtgatgatggtgatgataatgatagtggtgatggtgatgatggtgatgatggtgatgatggtgatggtgatgatgatgatgatgatgatgatgatggtgatgatggtgatgatgatgatgatggtgatgatggtgatgatggtgatggtgatgatggtgatgatgatggtggtggtaatgatggtgatgatggtgatgataatgatgatgatggtgatgatggtgatgatgatgatggtggtgatgatggtgatgatgatgatgatgatggtgatgatgggtggtgatgatgatggtgatggtgatggtgatggtggtggtgatgttggtgatgatgataatgatggatgatgatggtgatgttgGTGATAAcaatggtgatgatggtgatgatgatgatgatggtgatgataatgatggtgatggtggtgatgttggtgatgatggtgatgataacgatggtgatgatgatgatgatggtgatgatgatggtgatgatgatgatgatggtgatgataatgatggtgatggtgatgatgatgatgatgatggtggtgatgatgatggtgatgatggtgatgatgatgatggtgatgataatgatgatgatgatggtggtgatgatggatgatgatgatgatgatgatgatgatgatgatgatgatgatgatgatgatgatggtggtgatgatgatgatgatgatgatgatgatgagatgatgatgatgatgatggtgatgatggtgatgatgatgatgatgatgatggtgatgatgatgatgatggtggtgatgatgatgatgatgatgatgatgatgatgatggtggtgatgatgatggtgatgatgatgatgatgatgatgatggtggtgatgatgatgatgatgatgatgatgatgatggtggtgatgatgatgatgatgatgatgatggtgatgataatgatgatgatgatgatggtgatgatgatgatgatgatggtggtgatgatggtgatgatgatgatgatggtgatggtggtgatgatgatgatggtgatggtggtgatgatgatgatgatgatgatgatgatgatgatgatgataatgatgatggtgatggtggtgatgatggtgatgataatgatgatgatggtgatggtggtgatgatgatgatgatgataatgatgatgatggtggtgatgatgatggtgatgataatgatgatgatgatggtggtgatgatggtgatgataatgatgatgatggtggtgatgataatgatgatgatggtggtgatgatgataatgatggtgatgatggtgctgatgatgatgatggtggtgatgttggtgatgataatgatgatgatgatggtggtgatgatggtgatgataatgatgatgatgatggtggtgatgatgatgatggtgatgatgatgatgatgatgatgacgatgatgacgatgataatgatgatggtgatggtggtgatgatggtgatgataatgatgatgatgatggtggtggtgatgatgatgatgatgatgataatgatgatgatggtggtgatgatgatggtgatgataatgatgatgatgatggtggtgatgatggtgatgataatgatgatgatggtggtgatgatgataatgatggtgatgatggtgctgatgatgatgatggtggtgatgatggtgctgatgatgatgatgatgatgataatgatgatgatgatggtgatgataatgatgatgatgatggtggtgatgatggtgatgataatgatgatggtgatgatggtggtgatgatgatgatggtggtgatgttggtgatgatggtgatggtggtgatgatggtgatgatggtgatgataatgatgatgatgatgatggtgatggtggtgatgatgatgaagatgataatgatgatgatggtggtgatgatgatgatggtggtgatgttggtgatgatgatgatggtggtgatgatgatgatgatggtgatgatgatgattgtcATGATAATCGAGATGATGATCAGGGGACCACAGATGGCAGCAGTGTGATTAGTGAGTTACTGTGATCAACACGTCCACTCACAGCAGGCTTCTCCTCCTTCGGGCTGCCAGAACTTTCTGTTATATCCtcctcagcagcaggaggagctgcaggTTTCTCACCAGCGGAGGGAGCTGGAGGTTCCTCCATCTCAGCAGCAGGGGCAGCTGGAGGTTCCTCCATCTCACCAGCAAGGGGCGCTGGAGGTTCCTCCATCTCACCAGCAAGGGGCACTGGAGGTTCCTCCATCTCAGCAGCAGGGGCAGCTGGAGGTTCGTCAAACTCAGCAGCAGGGGCAGCTGGAGGTTCCTCCATCTCAGCAGCAGGGGCAGCTGGAGGTTCCTCCATCTCAGCAGCAGGGGCAGCTGGAGGCTTGTCTTGTTCCTCAGCAGCTTCTGTCTCTGAGGCTTCAGGAGCCTCAGTTGATTCAGCATTAACTTCGTTCTTTTGCAAAGAAAGATGGTGGTCAACCCTTAAACTGTTCAAATGTGGCACTTTGGCCGGTGACAGTTTGCATTAAACAAAAGCTTCCACATGCCTAAATGGACCATTCATGAATACTAATCTATCTAGGCTTCATGTCTGCTCGTTTTCTTCATCtcatacttaaataaaaaagttcAAATTACCTCCCACATGGTACACAACACATATTTTCTCAGCAGCGTAAGATACAAATCTGCTACCAGGTGACATAAGATAAATGACATGGAAAAGAAATGACACCACAGTGGCACACAGCCGATATCAGAACTAGATTAGCATTTATAAATTATGCATATTACATTTCAATATATACCAGCTTTAACTAGTTACTGTTACAATCAGAGGAAAACTTAGAGGTAAAACAAAGACTATAGATCAAAACAGAAgtaaataaggaaataaatcTGACACAAATGTTTACAAAAAGCATACAACAAAAAGGTCAAAGGATAGAACTGTTCAACAGAAAcagtaaatcaataaataaattaatacactATTCCAAATCATATACATATGTTACCTtcaataaaatactgtacataatgtatttaaatttaaaactcaCCATCTTATCAAAATCCGCAAAAAATGATGGGGCAGTGGCATCCTTCAGAGTGCACGTGTTAAAAATAGAGAAGAAGAGTCAAAACCGACAATCAGGACCAggaaatacattattatttagcATTCACAGAAGAAGAATTTATAGAGAATTTTTAGAGACGAGACATACAGAGACAGGATGTTAAGAGAAGAGACATTTAGAGACAGGACTTTAAGAGAAGAGACGTTTAGAGACGAGACATTGAGAGAAGAGATATTCACAGAAGAGACATTAAGAGACCATTGAGAGAAAAGTCTTTGTAGGTAGGAAATTAAACTTTGGCCACTGAGAGTTAACCCGGATCTGAAAGATTTAAACTTACAACTGGAAGGCTGAACAGTAAAAGCAACAGCAAAcaagaaaaattacatttaactAGACAAAATCAAAAGTCCCTGTGGACTAAATTAGATCTGAACTATCCATAACTGAAAGATCACTGTACTCTGAATTCATATCTGCAAACGCAAATTTCAATGTTTCATTTGGACAATGGGTGCAAACGTATGCTTAATTTGAAAAGTTACCTGTGAAAATCCATTAAATGCATCGGTCATCTAAATTAAATTGCAAAGACACAAATTAGTATTAGAAGGCTTTAGGTAAAACGAGTCTCAGATTTGTAAAGATGGAttcaatgtgaaaatgaaagtaTGGAATGAACAAGAAGACAAAGCAAGCAAGAGGAGAGGCGGGAGGAGCTCAGGCTGGGATCCAGGTTTTAGGACAACTActttcactttgtttgtttctcagtcTCTGGGAAGGTAGAAGGCAGGAAAGgggttttcatttatttctagtCAACTCTACGCTAATCTAGCACactgaagagaggaggaagacaagTACCTCTTCCTTTTCTGTATCTAGCTCTTGGTACAACTTTCCAAATCTCCGGTTTGCAGCCTCATCTTCGGACATGTCTGAATTTTCTGGTTCTTTGTGAATTCTGGGAACATTTACATCTTTAATTCCTTCTGCTGCTGTTCCAGAGACATTCGCAGAGTTTTGGTGAGTGACAGAACAGTCGAAGCCACTGCTGTCACTAACTTCCTGCCAGGACGTGGTGTTGGAGGCAGAACCCTCAGTCCCTGAAGAGGCTGTTGGGAAACTGTTGGCAAAAGGGTCTGTATCCCACCCGCTTCTTCTATCCCCAGTGGCCACAACCCCACCTTCTCCTGAGGTCTCGGCAAATAGATCAAATTCAAAACCACCCCCCTTGTCTCCAAACTGTGTCTCAGCAAAATGATCTGAATCAAATGCACCTTCTCCCTGTGTTTCAGCAAAAGGATCTGAATCAAACGCACCTCCTCCCTGTGTTTCAGCAAAAGGATCTGAATCAACCGCACCTCCTCCCTGTGTTTCAGCAAAAGGATCTGAATCAAACGCACCTCCTCCATGTGTTTCAGCAAAAGGATCGGAATCAACCGCACCTCGTCCCTGTGTTTCAGCAAAAGGATCGGAATCAAACGCACCTCCTCCCTGTGTTTCAGCAAAAGGATCGGAATCAACCGCACCACCTCCTTGTGTTTCAGCAAAAGGATCGGAATCAAATGCACCTCGTCCTTGTGTTTCAGCAAAAGGATCGGAATCAAACGCACCTCGTCCCTGTGTTTCAGCAAAAGGATCGGAATCAACCGCACCACCTCCTTGTGTTTCAGCAAAAGGATCGGAATCAAACACACCTCCTCCCTGTGTTTCAGGTGAGGGATCTGAATCAAACACACCTCCTCCCTGTGTTTCAGCAAAAGGATCGGAATCAAACGCACCTCGTCCCTGTGTTTCAGCAAAAGGATCGGAATCAAACGCACCTCGTCCCTGTGTTTCAGCAAAAGGATCGGAATCAACCGCACCACCTCCTTGTGTTTCAGCAAAAGGATCGGAATCAAATGCACCTCGTCCCTGTGTTTCAGCAAAAGGATCGGAATCAAACGCACCTCCTCCTTGTGTTTTAGATGTAAAAACTCTTTTGTCTCCTTTCCCTGGAGTTTCAGAATGATCGCTGTAAACTGATGTAAGatcagtttctttttcttcagctgaACAGTTTCTGTCTGCTGCGTCGCTCTCTGGTGAAACCTGTTCTACTGTTTGAGACCAATCTGCTGCTTCACCATCATATCCAACTCCCCACCCCTCGGAGGCGTTCACTGGGGGACAATCTTCATATGAAAGTTCATCATCTGCACTCGCCCAGCCTCCCCCCTGTCCTCCATCACCCCACTCCTCAAAACTTTCATATTCAGACCCAGACCCATCTGGAGACCTGGACCACTTGTCTTCTCTGCCCTCTGTGCTTTCCTCAATCTGTTCACCATACTCATTGGTGAATATAAGTCCTGGGGTGGACTTCCTGCGGCCCGCCTGCCCTGCTGTATCTGCCCCTGA from Siniperca chuatsi isolate FFG_IHB_CAS linkage group LG13, ASM2008510v1, whole genome shotgun sequence includes:
- the amph gene encoding amphiphysin isoform X3, which codes for MAEIKTGIFAKNVQKRLNRAQEKVLQKLGKADETKDEQFEQVVVNFRRQESEGSRLQREMKSYMSSIKGMQQASINLTQSLHEVYEPDWHGKDDVMVIGKDCDALWEDFHNKLVDSTLLNLDAYLQQFPDLKTRVAKRSRKLIDYDSARHHVETLQVSGMKNDRKMMKAEEELKKAQKVFDELNVGLQDELPTLWDSRVSFYISTFKSVTNLEARFHREISLVCRQLYEVMTKLGEQHSDKMFTIQGAPSDSGPLRLARTPSPPEDESPPESPDNSSNHMLRPVSPGPPRPKSPTQGPPVPPPPKVTPTKEVAEEQIIDLFGGEFLPAPSPSQPNERPGESLLDLDFDAFQADESVSPIPQTAVPWDMWAANAQTAQPQAADTGFVADWSADFGSLSANGDAAPGTEAPAVGPEGAQGGAQGGAQGWPQADGWQPGGDTTTPPQDSEPATAAEEEVSSWDSQTNPNLHPSAVRGDEDEIRQADSGADTAGQAGRRKSTPGLIFTNEYGEQIEESTEGREDKWSRSPDGSGSEYESFEEWGDGGQGGGWASADDELSYEDCPPVNASEGWGVGYDGEAADWSQTVEQVSPESDAADRNCSAEEKETDLTSVYSDHSETPGKGDKRVFTSKTQGGGAFDSDPFAETQGRGAFDSDPFAETQGGGAVDSDPFAETQGRGAFDSDPFAETQGRGAFDSDPFAETQGGGVFDSDPSPETQGGGVFDSDPFAETQGGGAVDSDPFAETQGRGAFDSDPFAETQGRGAFDSDPFAETQGGGAVDSDPFAETQGGGAFDSDPFAETQGRGAVDSDPFAETHGGGAFDSDPFAETQGGGAVDSDPFAETQGGGAFDSDPFAETQGEGAFDSDHFAETQFGDKGGGFEFDLFAETSGEGGVVATGDRRSGWDTDPFANSFPTASSGTEGSASNTTSWQEVSDSSGFDCSVTHQNSANVSGTAAEGIKDVNVPRIHKEPENSDMSEDEAANRRFGKLYQELDTEKEEMTDAFNGFSQDATAPSFFADFDKMNEVNAESTEAPEASETEAAEEQDKPPAAPAAEMEEPPAAPAAEMEEPPAAPAAEFDEPPAAPAAEMEEPPVPLAGEMEEPPAPLAGEMEEPPAAPAAEMEEPPAPSAGEKPAAPPAAEEDITESSGSPKEEKPASTVGSPGSELGEIPPADEATTSPGEAAPSEKMPIPSVVIEPASSNEGDDDRDADIISPTAISDNGVTAENQTIKHMSPSGGVLGLPDDFLYKVETMHDFEAANSDELELKRGDVVLVLPTASVEDQDAGWLTGIKESDWLTLGAGAQKGLFPDNFTQRLE
- the amph gene encoding amphiphysin isoform X2 — translated: MAEIKTGIFAKNVQKRLNRAQEKVLQKLGKADETKDEQFEQVVVNFRRQESEGSRLQREMKSYMSSIKGMQQASINLTQSLHEVYEPDWHGKDDVMVIGKDCDALWEDFHNKLVDSTLLNLDAYLQQFPDLKTRVAKRSRKLIDYDSARHHVETLQVSGMKNDRKMMKAEEELKKAQKVFDELNVGLQDELPTLWDSRVSFYISTFKSVTNLEARFHREISLVCRQLYEVMTKLGEQHSDKMFTIQGAPSDSGPLRLARTPSPPEDESPPESPDNSSNHMLRPVSPGPPRPKSPTQLKKGPPVPPPPKVTPTKEVAEEQIIDLFGGEFLPAPSPSQPNERPGESLLDLDFDAFQADESVSPIPQTAVPWDMWAANAQTAQPAADTGFVADWSADFGSLSANGDAAPGTEAPAVGPEGAQGGAQGGAQGWPQADGWQPGGDTTTPPQDSEPATAAEEEVSSWDSQTNPNLHPSAVRGDEDEIRQADSGADTAGQAGRRKSTPGLIFTNEYGEQIEESTEGREDKWSRSPDGSGSEYESFEEWGDGGQGGGWASADDELSYEDCPPVNASEGWGVGYDGEAADWSQTVEQVSPESDAADRNCSAEEKETDLTSVYSDHSETPGKGDKRVFTSKTQGGGAFDSDPFAETQGRGAFDSDPFAETQGGGAVDSDPFAETQGRGAFDSDPFAETQGRGAFDSDPFAETQGGGVFDSDPSPETQGGGVFDSDPFAETQGGGAVDSDPFAETQGRGAFDSDPFAETQGRGAFDSDPFAETQGGGAVDSDPFAETQGGGAFDSDPFAETQGRGAVDSDPFAETHGGGAFDSDPFAETQGGGAVDSDPFAETQGGGAFDSDPFAETQGEGAFDSDHFAETQFGDKGGGFEFDLFAETSGEGGVVATGDRRSGWDTDPFANSFPTASSGTEGSASNTTSWQEVSDSSGFDCSVTHQNSANVSGTAAEGIKDVNVPRIHKEPENSDMSEDEAANRRFGKLYQELDTEKEEMTDAFNGFSQDATAPSFFADFDKMNEVNAESTEAPEASETEAAEEQDKPPAAPAAEMEEPPAAPAAEMEEPPAAPAAEFDEPPAAPAAEMEEPPVPLAGEMEEPPAPLAGEMEEPPAAPAAEMEEPPAPSAGEKPAAPPAAEEDITESSGSPKEEKPASTVGSPGSELGEIPPADEATTSPGEAAPSEKMPIPSVVIEPASSNEGDDDRDADIISPTAISDNGVTAENQTIKHMSPSGGVLGLPDDFLYKVETMHDFEAANSDELELKRGDVVLVLPTASVEDQDAGWLTGIKESDWLTLGAGAQKGLFPDNFTQRLE
- the amph gene encoding amphiphysin isoform X10, with the protein product MAEIKTGIFAKNVQKRLNRAQEKVLQKLGKADETKDEQFEQVVVNFRRQESEGSRLQREMKSYMSSIKGMQQASINLTQSLHEVYEPDWHGKDDVMVIGKDCDALWEDFHNKLVDSTLLNLDAYLQQFPDLKTRVAKRSRKLIDYDSARHHVETLQVSGMKNDRKMMKAEEELKKAQKVFDELNVGLQDELPTLWDSRVSFYISTFKSVTNLEARFHREISLVCRQLYEVMTKLGEQHSDKMFTIQGAPSDSGPLRLARTPSPPEDESPPESPDNSSNHMLRPVSPGPPRPKSPTQLKKGPPVPPPPKVTPTKEVAEEQIIDLFGGEFLPAPSPSQPNERPGESLLDLDFDAFQADESVSPIPQTAVPWDMWAANAQTAQPQAADTGFVADWSADFGSLSANGDAAPGTEAPAVGPEGAQGGAQGGAQGWPQADGWQPGGDTTTPPQDSEPATAAEEEVSSWDSQTNPNLHPSAVRGDEDEIRQADSGADTAGQAGRRKSTPGLIFTNEYGEQIEESTEGREDKWSRSPDGSGSEYESFEEWGDGGQGGGWASADDELSYEDCPPVNASEGWGVGYDGEAADWSQTVEQVSPESDAADRNCSAEEKETDLTSVYSDHSETPGKGDKRVFTSKTQGGGAFDSDPFAETQGRGAFDSDPFAETQGGGAVDSDPFAETQGRGAFDSDPFAETQGRGAFDSDPFAETQGGGVFDSDPSPETQGGGVFDSDPFAETQGGGAVDSDPFAETQGRGAFDSDPFAETQGRGAFDSDPFAETQGGGAVDSDPFAETQGGGAFDSDPFAETQGRGAVDSDPFAETHGGGAFDSDPFAETQGGGAVDSDPFAETQGGGAFDSDPFAETQGEGAFDSDHFAETQFGDKGGGFEFDLFAETSGEGGVVATGDRRSGWDTDPFANSFPTASSGTEGSASNTTSWQEVSDSSGFDCSVTHQNSANVSGTAAEGIKDVNVPRIHKEPENSDMSEDEAANRRFGKLYQELDTEKEEMTDAFNGFSQDATAPSFFADFDKMIPPADEATTSPGEAAPSEKMPIPSVVIEPASSNEGDDDRDADIISPTAISDNGVTAENQTIKHMSPSGGVLGLPDDFLYKVETMHDFEAANSDELELKRGDVVLVLPTASVEDQDAGWLTGIKESDWLTLGAGAQKGLFPDNFTQRLE